gaagaagaagagaagggaaatgatggatgaagaagaaaaaagaaactaAGGAAGAGAAAGGGTTGAGAGAAAGAGAAACAGGGCAGGTCGCGAAGGTATTAAACTGactcgcgcaaccggcgcgcgcgcgcaaggtgcgctggcgcgtcaGTGAAGGTGCTAGCAGATGGCGCGTGCACGTCAGTggcgcgtgcgcgtacgcgtcagtggcgcgtgcgcgtcagtggcgTGCGCTGATGAgcgaacttttgtgtggtctagaatttccttaaatgaatgaattctcgttgtaaagtatagtttccaaactaaacaatagtcctttcatgcaaaaattttggttgtcacaaataacactacaagaaaacaatCTTTTTGCtacgtttttaaagcgtggcgaaaagtccaaaaaagcgtagcgatagcttttcgccacgctttttgagctaccggcacgcttttgaaagggtcacaactgcaagggtgccggttgctctatcgctacgcttttggtgacctatcgccacgctttttctttTGCCACGTTTTTAaagatcgccacgctttaaaagcgtggccatatgtggcaaatatggctacgcttttaaagcgtgccaatagcataccatatggctacgctttaaaagcatgccAATAGCTAgacatatggctacgcttttaaagcgtgccaatagctgTGAGATACAgctatgcttttaaagcgtggctgttAATGCTACTGTACattatggctacgcttttaaagcgtctAGACAGCAGTTTTCAGGTGTCCTCATTATCTGTTTCATAGTATCAAATCTCAAATAATACTGTCATTAGCCTCCCAGGATCTGTAGTAGAAAAGGAAATATCAGCAATCAGTTTGGATTCTAATTTCTGTAAATATAGCATGATAATAAATTATACTTGAAGATAACATACCTAATGGGCTCAAGAGGAAACCATCTTCATCAATCTCTACCATTTGGTGCTGAGATAACTCGTTAACTTTCTTAACACAAATATCTAACATAACATAGCTTCAATAATTATTTGCATACCAAATACTTTGGTTGTCAGCTTTACTGGCCTCATTTCTTCCCCAAATCTGtgattattcaaaagaaaatagtATTTTCTCTGGGTATTGGCTTTCAACATTATACAACACACTATCTTATAGATGTGATGGTAAAACCTACCTTTTAATCCCTTCCTCAGGAACCTTAATCCACTCAGCTGCAACAGTATGTATATTGTGTTAAAACAAATACTTTTAGGTTTACATATTATATTCGTAACTCTTGTGATGAAatcaattaaaacaaaaattaccTAGATCCTCAATATTTGGAATTGTGGCTGACACAGCAACCAAGTGCACCTGAGCAAGAGGATTTAGTTTCATTTTTGGATTGCAAGAAACGATCTTTATTCTACTAACAATCGCTTCCAATGCTGCTCTATGTGGATCATTCAACAGATGGACTTCATCAATAAGTAGAAGTGCGATGTCACTGAAAAAGCTTAAGCCACCACCTTCTATACCATAGCGTGACACTGCATCAAATTTCTATTCATACGAAAGGAAGTCAACTTCACCCCTTGATAGCTGATATCTAGTGAACTATAAATATTCAGTTACCCTACTGCTTGTGCGTGTGTGAATGTAACTCTGCAACAATCCCAACTAAAGTTAAACAATACCAAGGAAAAGACAATGAAATGACATTATTTTTGAAAAGCCAATGAGAGAATCCTACCTTATGACACAAGAGTTAACTTCCCAGTTCAGTTTTTTATCTCATTCTTTTGGTTGTAGGGACAATATTAAAATCTAAATAGATGAccatataaaattttttacaaaatcagtatattaaaattaaataaattctaataataataataatatataccgGATTATTGGCACAAACACCACCATCAATGAGGTTGAATTCATGCACATTTCCTTTTGGATCTTTATTGGTGAACTGGAGAGCAGGGAGATAGGTTGGTGCAGTTGATGTGCCAGTGGCATATGTCTGATAATTTTGCATCCAAGCAAGGCGATTTCTTAATCTGCATCAATAATAATTATCAGATCTTGTTATGGGAAGAGTACTAAAATTAATTTGTTTCAATTAACTGTAGTACACCAGAATTTTATGCCTCTAATTGCATCAAAACTCAAGGTTTAAACGTCAAAGAAAgcataattttcttttatttcactATTATAAATATGATCATCATGCATGTACATAATAATGAGCTTCCAAATAATTATTATGAATACACTAAGAGCAAGAATATTGTAGCACATGAAGCATTTTTCATTCAAATCTTGAATGTTGGAGTTTGATCAGATTCAGAACGAGGGTAAAGTGTCTGATATAACCTCCTATCAATGAAATTCCTGTACGGAACCTCCTGCCTTTTCTTGAGCAAGTAACCCATATTGTTCTCAACTTCTGACTTAATTTGAAGGTATAGCTTGTTGGCAGCTTCTCTGTCTTTAAGCATGTTCTCCATCCCTTTTGTGCTTATTGGCTTCCCAAATAGATAGTAGAATCTTCCAGGCAATTTTGGAAGAATCAATGGTGGAGCTATATCTCTGCTTGCTACCTCACCACTTATCTCATCTCTGAAAATTGTTTGATTGTTATTAACAACTCCACAACTTTGACATATTaactatattaaatatatatattcaatCATGTGATATTTACAAAACAATCAAGCAGCCTGAATTTTAAGATGGAGAGTAATTACCTGAACTTAACCGAGCCTCGCTGCAATTCTCTGACATACTCTATGAAATAAGGGATCTCCGCTAAGTCATTGAAGTCAAAAAGTATCTGTAAAATCAAGTTGTGAGCACAATTAATTCATCATGTTCTAGGTTTGCAAGCAAAAAGAAAGGATATATAGCAGATATTTTCTTATGAAAAACAAATAGTTAAAAAAGAGCTGAAGATAGTGAAGTTCTCCTCAAATTGCACTGGCTAACTAGGCTGATTCGTAATTTTGTGTTGATCACATTCTTAAAGTGTTTATAATTGTTGTTTCAGTGATTATGAAAGCCGAAAATCCCTCCAAGGCTTAAGTAGTATTGAGTATAGCAACATTAATCaaaaaataaatactaaaaaaaGGGAGTAAAGAAATCATTATAGAAAAAAGAAGAAACCTACATCAGCTATATCATCTTCGCCCACAGTACCAAATGGCACGATTGTAGCGCCAAATCGCGCTGCCATACGCACAAACTCTGGATGATCCGGCCAAATTACCTTGTACTCTTCCCCCTAAACAACAAATGGGAACACAACCAGAGCTGCCCTCAAATTTTGACAAGCATGTTTTGATGTCACAAAAGTACAGAAATATTTAACTACTGTATGCACATCAACTTCATGGATTCTTTTAGAGTACAATTTTGGAAACTTGATGCACCTTATAATGCAGAGCCTCGCGTTGACCACCAGGATATAGAAGAATATGTGAATTGTTCTTAAGTAATTTGAAAAGACCAGAATTAACTCaagaacaaaacagaaaaataaatagaagcAGTGAGAAATTAGAGAACAAAAAATCAAGAACCAACCTGAGTCAGAGGCTCTATTCTTGATGATGCAGACAGAGAGTGGCAGAGTGCAGGGAGGAGTAGAGGAAGATGCGGTGGCTGCCAGAAAGTGAGAGGCGCTGGACGACGACGATGGCGCAGAGGATGAAGACGCTGCTACCTGCTGGCTTGAGGGGTTAGGGTTTGCAGCGACGGAAGGGAGCAGCGGTGGAGGGAGCATCGACGGCGGGTTTGCGACGGCAAGTGAGCAGAGGGAGTCACCGCAGAATGAGGATTAGGGGTGCCGGAAGAGGGATTGCCGGCGGAGGCATTGCGAGCGCAGCGACGTTCTGCACGGAGTGTCGTCCGAGTGTCGTCGTCGCGGTGAGGGCGAGGCACAATGAAGAAAGGTTAGGTTTACGGTGAGGCATAATGGAGTGGCGTCGTCGCGTTGGGGCTTTTGAAGGGTTAGGTCTTTGAAGGAAGAAGGAGGTTTTTTAATTTGAACTTATAActcagtaaattttttttttgggcaCCTTTTGGCCATacttttgaagcgtgccaaaagGCTTGTAGGaaacggctacgctttataaatGCTACAATAATAAAACCCtattgctacgctttaaaagcatgccGGTTTCtctctacggctacgctttttaagcgtagcaaaaaaaacGTGGCCGAATCTCGCATCAATTGCCactctcataaaagcgtggccattgacccttTTTCGCTACGCCTTtgaagcgtagcaaaaaaaacgtagccaaatctctattcaatcgccaccctcataaaagcgtggccatagaccacttttggccatgattttaaagcgtagcaaaaaaagcGTGGGCAtaagccttttttcttgtagtgtaacaaaccccaaataagaattaaccagagtatttagactccgggtcgtctcacaaggagttgcaatgaagtgtatgcttattggctatgaagatgcaaggggggtttgatttgataagaggacaagagaataaatgacaagaaaagtaaagagagcaattaaaggaagtaagtaataaagagagagattcatggcaagtgttgagatcataggctttctatcctagtcatgcaacgattaattcatcttatttagtcaactccaacaaatagggagaatgtcaaacaagactaattaatcataccacaataataacaaggatttatcttattacgtcacctccaacattggaagaaggtatcatattatcttccatgagagaaagtctaataagactagctaatctcaatccaaaagtcctaatcaactcactaattaaattagcaaaagattagcgtcaatggaaacaatattccaaaagtcctaatcaactcactaattaaattagcaaaagattagcgtcaatggaaacaatattagctaacaactctagatcgccaacatgagttgggttttcatgactcaagattgcctaattactctttccaagccaagaatgctcaaaatctactctaacatccaaccaagcattttgtcaaacacttggaaggtatacatggaaagcatagtaaaatgtgcaagaaatataaatctaccaactatcaattgtaagaaaagtaaatcaacaactcaattcatcaataaaaagagcatcaaacattaaattgcattaaaagaaaatgaaatccaacaagggttcatcaacataaaagtaataaaataaaggaaatgaacaaaagaaactaagaagattaggatgtaacaacaagaaataaaaaggaaaactaaatcaaaacaaaaactaaaagtgagattcaagaaaattaaacctaaactaccctaaattctagagagaggagagagcttctctctctagaattctaccctaaaacatgatgaaaactaaactatgactacttggttcattccctcttcaatccttgggttcaatagcatcagaaatgggttggattagGCCCAAattgagctgcaaaatcgctgggggcgatttcattaaagtggacccacgggcagaatcggcgcgcacgcgtacatggcgcgtgcgtgcccctgagcgcgaagcaacatatggcaaaatttatatcattttgaagccccagatgttagctttccaacgcaactgaaaccgcctcatttggacttttgtagctcaagttatggtcgttagAGTGCGAAAagatcaggcttgacagctttacagttccttcatttcttcatgagttctcccactttgcatgcttttctcctcacatCTTCCaaccaatacttgccttatgaatctgaaatcactcaacaaatatatcaaggcatcgaatggaattaaagtgaattaaaatcaccaattttagggcctaaaaagcatgttt
The DNA window shown above is from Arachis ipaensis cultivar K30076 chromosome B08, Araip1.1, whole genome shotgun sequence and carries:
- the LOC107611061 gene encoding acyltransferase-like protein At1g54570, chloroplastic, encoding MAARFGATIVPFGTVGEDDIADILFDFNDLAEIPYFIEYVRELQRGSVKFRDEISGEVASRDIAPPLILPKLPGRFYYLFGKPISTKGMENMLKDREAANKLYLQIKSEVENNMGYLLKKRLRNRLAWMQNYQTYATGTSTAPTYLPALQFTNKDPKGNVHEFNLIDGGVCANNPKFDAVSRYGIEGGGLSFFSDIALLLIDEVHLLNDPHRAALEAIVSRIKIVSCNPKMKLNPLAQVHLVAVSATIPNIEDLAEWIKVPEEGIKR